In the Lepus europaeus isolate LE1 chromosome 18, mLepTim1.pri, whole genome shotgun sequence genome, one interval contains:
- the MINK1 gene encoding misshapen-like kinase 1 isoform X3, with the protein MGDPAPARSLDDIDLSALRDPAGIFELVEVVGNGTYGQVYKGRHVKTGQLAAIKVMDVTEDEEEEIKQEINMLKKYSHHRNIATYYGAFIKKSPPGNDDQLWLVMEFCGAGSVTDLVKNTKGNALKEDCIAYICREILRGLAHLHAHKVIHRDIKGQNVLLTENAEVKLVDFGVSAQLDRTVGRRNTFIGTPYWMAPEVIACDENPDATYDYRSDIWSLGITAIEMAEGAPPLCDMHPMRALFLIPRNPPPRLKSKKWSKKFIDFIDTCLIKTYLSRPPTEQLLKFPFIRDQPTERQVRIQLKDHIDRSRKKREETEYEYSGSEEEDDSHGEEGEPSSIMNVPGESTLRREFLRLQQENKSNSEALKQQQQQQQLQQQRDPEAHIKHLLHQRQRRIEEQKEERRRVEEQQRREREQRKLQEKEQQRRLEDMQALRREEERRQAEREQEYIRHRLEEEQRQLEILQQQLLQEQALLLEYKRKQLEEQRQSERLQRQLQQEHAYLKSLQQQQQLQKQPPQILPADRKPLYHYGRGVTPADKPAWAREVEERTRMNKQQNSPLAKTKPSSTGPEPPAPQASPSPPGPLSQTPPMQRPVEPQEGPHKSLVAHRVPLKPYAAPVPRSQSLQDQPTRNLAAFPASHDPDPAVAAPAATPSARGAVTRQNSDPTSEGPGPSPNPPAWVRPDSEAPPKVPQRTSSIATALNTSGAAGSRPAQAVRARPRSNSAWQIYLQRRAERGAPKPPGPPAQPPGPPNASSNPDLRRSDPGWERSDSVLPASHGHLPQAGSLERNRVGATTKLDSSPVLSPGNKAKPDDHRSRPGRPASYKRAIGEDFVLLKERTLDEAPRPPKKAMDYSSSSEEVESSEDDEEEGDGEPAEGSRDTPGGRSDGDTDSVSTMVVHDVEETAGTQPPYGGGTMLVQRTPEEERSLLHSDSNGYTNLPDVVQPSHSPTENSKGQSPPSKDGSSDYQSRGLVKAPGKSSFTMFVDLGLYQAGGSGDTIPITALVGGEGARLDQLQYDVRKGSVVNVNPTNTRAHSETPEIRKYKKRFNSEILCAALWGVNLLVGTENGLMLLDRSGQGKVYGLIGRRRFQQMDVLEGLNLLITISGKRNKLRVYYLSWLRNKILHNDPEVEKKQGWTTVGDMEGCGHYRVVKYERIKFLVIALKSSVEVYAWAPKPYHKFMAFKSFADLPHRPLLVDLTVEEGQRLKVIYGSSAGFHAVDVDSGNSYDIYIPVHIQSQITPHAIIFLPNTDGMEMLLCYEDEGVYVNTYGRIIKDVVLQWGEMPTSVAYICSNQIMGWGEKAIEIRSVETGHLDGVFMHKRAQRLKFLCERNDKVFFASVRSGGSSQVYFMTLNRNCIMNW; encoded by the exons gacCCTGCTGGGATCTTTGAGCTGGTGGAAGTGGTCGGCAATGGAACCTACGGACAGGTGTACAAG GGTCGGCATGTCAAGACCGGGCAGCTGGCTGCCATCAAGGTCATGGACGTCACAGAG GACGAGGAGGAAGAGATCAAACAGGAGATCAATATGCTGAAAAAATACTCTCACCACCGCAACATCGCCACCTACTATGGGGCCTTCATCAAGAAGAGCCCCCCTGGAAACGACGACCAGCTCTGG CTGGTGATGGAGTTCTGTGGTGCTGGCTCCGTGACCGACCTGGTGAAGAACACCAAGGGGAACGCCCTGAAGGAGGACTGCATCGCCTACATCTGCCGGGAGATTCTCAGG GGTCTGGCGCATCTCCACGCGCACAAGGTGATTCATCGAGACATCAAGGGGCAGAACGTGCTGCTGACCGAGAACGCTGAGGTTAAGCTAG TGGATTTTGGGGTGAGCGCTCAGCTGGATCGCACTGTGGGCAGGCGGAACACTTTCATTGGGACCCCGTACTGGATGGCCCCAGAGGTCATTGCCTGTGATGAGAACCCCGATGCCACCTACGATTACAGG AGTGACATCTGGTCTCTCGGAATCACAGCCATCGAGATGGCGGAGGGAGCCCCCC ctctgtgTGACATGCACCCCATGCGAGCCCTCTTCCTCATCCCTCGGAACCCCCCGCCCCGGCTCAAGTCCAAGAAGTG GTCGAAGAAGTTCATCGATTTCATCGACACCTGTCTCATCAAGACTTACCTGAGCCGCCCACCCACGGAGCAGCTACTCAAGTTTCCCTTCATCCGCGACCAGCCCACAGAGCGGCAGGTCCGCATCCAGCTCAAGGACCACATTGACCGTTCCCGGAAGAAGCGGG AGGAGACCGAGTACGAGTACAGCGGCAGTGAGGAGGAAGACGACAGCCACGGAGAGGAAGGAGAGCCAAG CTCCATCATGAACGTGCCCGGGGAGTCCACACTGCGCCGGGAGTTCCTCCGGCTCCAGCAGGAGAACAAGAGCAACTCGGAGGCgctgaagcagcagcagcagcagcagcagctgcagcagcagcgcGACCCCGAGGCGCACATCaagcacctgctgcaccagcggCAGCGGCGCATAGAGGAGCAGAAGGAGGAGCGGCGGCGCGTGGAGGAG CAACAGCGGCGGGAGCGGGAGCAGCGCAAGCTGCAGGAGAAGGAGCAGCAGCGGCGGCTGGAGGATATGCAGGCGCTGCGGCGGGAGGAGGAGCGGCGGCAGGCCGAGCGGGAGCAG gagTATATCCGTCACAGGCTAGAGGAGGAGCAGCGACAGCTCGAGATCCTCCAGCAGCAGCTGCTCCAGGAACAGGCACTCCTGCTG GAGTACAAGCGGAAGCAGCTGGAGGAGCAGCGGCAGTCGGAGCGCCTGCAGAGGCAGCTGCAGCAGGAGCACGCCTACCTCAAgtccctgcagcagcagcagcagctccagaaGCAGCCGCCGCAGATCCTGCCCGCGGACAGGAAGCCCCTCTACCACTATGGCCGGGGCGTCACCCCTGCCGACAAGCCAGCCTGGGCCCGAGAG GTGGAAGAGAGAACCAGGATGAACAAGCAGCAGAACTCTCCCTTGGCCAAGACCAAGCCGAGCAGCACGGGAcctgagccccctgccccccaggcctcccccagccccccaggaccCCTGTCTCAAACTCCTCCTATGCAGAGGCCGGTGGAGCCCCAGGAAGGACCGCACAAG AGCCTGGTGGCACACCGGGTCCCACTGAAGCCATATGCAGCACCTGTACCCCGATCCCAGTCCCTGCAGGACCAGCCCACCCGAAacctggctgccttcccagcctcccacgaCCCAGACCCTGCTGTCGCCGCACCTGCTGCCACGCCTAGTGCCCGCGGAGCTGTCACCCGACAGAATTCAGACCCCACCTCTgaagggcctgggcccagccccaatcCCCCAGCCTGGGTCCGGCCAGACAGTGAGGCCCCGCCCAAG GTGCCCCAGAGGACCTCATCTATCGCCACTGCCCTTAACACCAGTGGGGCCGCAGGGTCCCGGCCAGCGCAGGCTGTCCGAGCCAG ACCTCGCAGCAACTCCGCCTGGCAGATCTACCTGCAAAGGCGGGCAGAGCGGGGCGCCCCCAAGCCTCCAGGGCCCCCTGCTCAGCCCCCTGGCCCGCCCAACGCCTCTAG TAACCCTGACCTCAGGAGGAGCGATCCTGGCTGGGAGCGCTCAGACAGTGTCCTCCCAGCTTCTCACGGGCACCTCCCGCAGGCTGGCTCACTGGAGCGAAACCGAGTGGGAG CTACCACCAAACTGGACAGCTCCCCAGTGCTGTCCCCCGGGAACAAAGCCAAGCCCGACGACCACCGCTCTCGGCCAGGCCGGCCCGCA AGCTATAAGCGAGCGATTGGTGAG GATTTTGTGCTGCTGAAAGAGCGGACCCTGGACGAGGCCCCGCGGCCGCCCAAAAAAGCCATGGACTACTCCTCGTCCAGCGAGGAGGTGGAGAGCAGTGAGGACGACGAGGAGGAGGGCGACGGCGAGCCTGCGGAGGGCAGCAGAGACACCCCCGGGGGCCG CAGCGACGGAGACACAGACAGCGTCAGCACCATGGTGGTCCACGATGTGGAGGAGACGGCCGGGACCCAGCCCCCCTACGGGGGTGGCACGATGCTGGTGCAGCGA ACCCCAGAGGAGGAGCGAAGCCTGCTGCACTCAGACAGCAATGGCTACACGAACCTGCCGGACGTGGTCCAGCCGAGCCACTCGCCCACCGAGAACAGCAAAGGCCAGAGCCCCCCCTCAAAGGATGGAAGCAGTGAC TACCAGTCCCGTGGCCTGGTCAAGGCCCCCGGCAAGAGCTCCTTCACCATGTTTGTGGACCTAGGGCTCTACCAGGCTGGAGGCAGTGGGGACACCATCCCCATCACAG CCCTGGTGGGTGGAGAGGGCGCTCGGCTCGATCAGCTGCAGTACGACGTGAGGAAGGGCTCCGTGGTCAACGTGAATCCCACCAACACTCGGGCCCACAGCGAGACCCCCGAGATCCGCAAGTACAAGAAGCGCTTCAACTCGGAGATCCTCTGTGCCGCCCTCTGGG GGGTCAACCTGCTGGTGGGCACGGAGAACGGGCTCATGCTGCTGGACCGGAGCGGGCAGGGCAAGGTGTACGGCCTCATTGGGCGGCGCCGCTTCCAGCAGATGGACGTGCTGGAGGGGCTCAACCTGCTCATCACCATCTCAG GGAAGAGGAACAAACTGCGGGTGTATTACCTGTCCTGGCTCCGGAACAAGATTCTGCACAATGACCCGGAAGTGGAAAAGAAGCAGGGCTGGACCACTGTGGGGGACATGGAGGGCTGTGGCCACTACCGCGTGG TGAAGTACGAGCGCATCAAGTTCCTGGTCATTGCCCTGAAGAGCTCCGTGGAGGTGTATGCCTGGGCCCCCAAGCCCTACCACAAATTCATGGCCTTCAAG TCCTTTGCCGACCTCCCGCACCGCCCTCTGCTGGTCGACCTCACggtggaggaggggcagcggCTCAAGGTCATCTACGGCTCCAGCGCCGGCTTCCACGCCGTGGATGTGGACTCTGGGAACAGCTACGACATCTACATCCCCGTGCAC ATTCAGAGCCAGATCACACCCCACGCCATCATCTTCCTCCCCAACACCGACGGCATGGAGATGCTGCTGTGCTACGAGGATGAGGGTGTCTACGTCAACACGTACGGGCGGATCATCAAGGACGTGGTGCTGCAGTGGGGCGAGATGCCCACCTCTGTGG CCTACATCTGCTCCAACCAGATCATGGGCTGGGGTGAGAAAGCCATCGAGATCCGCTCCGTGGAGACGGGCCACCTGGACGGGGTCTTCATGCACAAACGAGCCCAGAGGCTCAAGTTCCTGTGTGAGCGGAATGACAAG gtGTTTTTTGCCTCCGTCCGCTCCGGGGGCAGCAGCCAGGTTTACTTCATGACTCTGAACCGGAACTGCATCATGAACTGGTGA
- the MINK1 gene encoding misshapen-like kinase 1 isoform X9, whose protein sequence is MGDPAPARSLDDIDLSALRDPAGIFELVEVVGNGTYGQVYKGRHVKTGQLAAIKVMDVTEDEEEEIKQEINMLKKYSHHRNIATYYGAFIKKSPPGNDDQLWLVMEFCGAGSVTDLVKNTKGNALKEDCIAYICREILRGLAHLHAHKVIHRDIKGQNVLLTENAEVKLVDFGVSAQLDRTVGRRNTFIGTPYWMAPEVIACDENPDATYDYRSDIWSLGITAIEMAEGAPPLCDMHPMRALFLIPRNPPPRLKSKKWSKKFIDFIDTCLIKTYLSRPPTEQLLKFPFIRDQPTERQVRIQLKDHIDRSRKKREETEYEYSGSEEEDDSHGEEGEPSSIMNVPGESTLRREFLRLQQENKSNSEALKQQQQQQQLQQQRDPEAHIKHLLHQRQRRIEEQKEERRRVEEQQRREREQRKLQEKEQQRRLEDMQALRREEERRQAEREQEYKRKQLEEQRQSERLQRQLQQEHAYLKSLQQQQQLQKQPPQILPADRKPLYHYGRGVTPADKPAWAREVEERTRMNKQQNSPLAKTKPSSTGPEPPAPQASPSPPGPLSQTPPMQRPVEPQEGPHKSLVAHRVPLKPYAAPVPRSQSLQDQPTRNLAAFPASHDPDPAVAAPAATPSARGAVTRQNSDPTSEGPGPSPNPPAWVRPDSEAPPKVPQRTSSIATALNTSGAAGSRPAQAVRARPRSNSAWQIYLQRRAERGAPKPPGPPAQPPGPPNASSNPDLRRSDPGWERSDSVLPASHGHLPQAGSLERNRVGATTKLDSSPVLSPGNKAKPDDHRSRPGRPADFVLLKERTLDEAPRPPKKAMDYSSSSEEVESSEDDEEEGDGEPAEGSRDTPGGRSDGDTDSVSTMVVHDVEETAGTQPPYGGGTMLVQRTPEEERSLLHSDSNGYTNLPDVVQPSHSPTENSKGQSPPSKDGSSDYQSRGLVKAPGKSSFTMFVDLGLYQAGGSGDTIPITALVGGEGARLDQLQYDVRKGSVVNVNPTNTRAHSETPEIRKYKKRFNSEILCAALWGVNLLVGTENGLMLLDRSGQGKVYGLIGRRRFQQMDVLEGLNLLITISGKRNKLRVYYLSWLRNKILHNDPEVEKKQGWTTVGDMEGCGHYRVVKYERIKFLVIALKSSVEVYAWAPKPYHKFMAFKSFADLPHRPLLVDLTVEEGQRLKVIYGSSAGFHAVDVDSGNSYDIYIPVHIQSQITPHAIIFLPNTDGMEMLLCYEDEGVYVNTYGRIIKDVVLQWGEMPTSVAYICSNQIMGWGEKAIEIRSVETGHLDGVFMHKRAQRLKFLCERNDKVFFASVRSGGSSQVYFMTLNRNCIMNW, encoded by the exons gacCCTGCTGGGATCTTTGAGCTGGTGGAAGTGGTCGGCAATGGAACCTACGGACAGGTGTACAAG GGTCGGCATGTCAAGACCGGGCAGCTGGCTGCCATCAAGGTCATGGACGTCACAGAG GACGAGGAGGAAGAGATCAAACAGGAGATCAATATGCTGAAAAAATACTCTCACCACCGCAACATCGCCACCTACTATGGGGCCTTCATCAAGAAGAGCCCCCCTGGAAACGACGACCAGCTCTGG CTGGTGATGGAGTTCTGTGGTGCTGGCTCCGTGACCGACCTGGTGAAGAACACCAAGGGGAACGCCCTGAAGGAGGACTGCATCGCCTACATCTGCCGGGAGATTCTCAGG GGTCTGGCGCATCTCCACGCGCACAAGGTGATTCATCGAGACATCAAGGGGCAGAACGTGCTGCTGACCGAGAACGCTGAGGTTAAGCTAG TGGATTTTGGGGTGAGCGCTCAGCTGGATCGCACTGTGGGCAGGCGGAACACTTTCATTGGGACCCCGTACTGGATGGCCCCAGAGGTCATTGCCTGTGATGAGAACCCCGATGCCACCTACGATTACAGG AGTGACATCTGGTCTCTCGGAATCACAGCCATCGAGATGGCGGAGGGAGCCCCCC ctctgtgTGACATGCACCCCATGCGAGCCCTCTTCCTCATCCCTCGGAACCCCCCGCCCCGGCTCAAGTCCAAGAAGTG GTCGAAGAAGTTCATCGATTTCATCGACACCTGTCTCATCAAGACTTACCTGAGCCGCCCACCCACGGAGCAGCTACTCAAGTTTCCCTTCATCCGCGACCAGCCCACAGAGCGGCAGGTCCGCATCCAGCTCAAGGACCACATTGACCGTTCCCGGAAGAAGCGGG AGGAGACCGAGTACGAGTACAGCGGCAGTGAGGAGGAAGACGACAGCCACGGAGAGGAAGGAGAGCCAAG CTCCATCATGAACGTGCCCGGGGAGTCCACACTGCGCCGGGAGTTCCTCCGGCTCCAGCAGGAGAACAAGAGCAACTCGGAGGCgctgaagcagcagcagcagcagcagcagctgcagcagcagcgcGACCCCGAGGCGCACATCaagcacctgctgcaccagcggCAGCGGCGCATAGAGGAGCAGAAGGAGGAGCGGCGGCGCGTGGAGGAG CAACAGCGGCGGGAGCGGGAGCAGCGCAAGCTGCAGGAGAAGGAGCAGCAGCGGCGGCTGGAGGATATGCAGGCGCTGCGGCGGGAGGAGGAGCGGCGGCAGGCCGAGCGGGAGCAG GAGTACAAGCGGAAGCAGCTGGAGGAGCAGCGGCAGTCGGAGCGCCTGCAGAGGCAGCTGCAGCAGGAGCACGCCTACCTCAAgtccctgcagcagcagcagcagctccagaaGCAGCCGCCGCAGATCCTGCCCGCGGACAGGAAGCCCCTCTACCACTATGGCCGGGGCGTCACCCCTGCCGACAAGCCAGCCTGGGCCCGAGAG GTGGAAGAGAGAACCAGGATGAACAAGCAGCAGAACTCTCCCTTGGCCAAGACCAAGCCGAGCAGCACGGGAcctgagccccctgccccccaggcctcccccagccccccaggaccCCTGTCTCAAACTCCTCCTATGCAGAGGCCGGTGGAGCCCCAGGAAGGACCGCACAAG AGCCTGGTGGCACACCGGGTCCCACTGAAGCCATATGCAGCACCTGTACCCCGATCCCAGTCCCTGCAGGACCAGCCCACCCGAAacctggctgccttcccagcctcccacgaCCCAGACCCTGCTGTCGCCGCACCTGCTGCCACGCCTAGTGCCCGCGGAGCTGTCACCCGACAGAATTCAGACCCCACCTCTgaagggcctgggcccagccccaatcCCCCAGCCTGGGTCCGGCCAGACAGTGAGGCCCCGCCCAAG GTGCCCCAGAGGACCTCATCTATCGCCACTGCCCTTAACACCAGTGGGGCCGCAGGGTCCCGGCCAGCGCAGGCTGTCCGAGCCAG ACCTCGCAGCAACTCCGCCTGGCAGATCTACCTGCAAAGGCGGGCAGAGCGGGGCGCCCCCAAGCCTCCAGGGCCCCCTGCTCAGCCCCCTGGCCCGCCCAACGCCTCTAG TAACCCTGACCTCAGGAGGAGCGATCCTGGCTGGGAGCGCTCAGACAGTGTCCTCCCAGCTTCTCACGGGCACCTCCCGCAGGCTGGCTCACTGGAGCGAAACCGAGTGGGAG CTACCACCAAACTGGACAGCTCCCCAGTGCTGTCCCCCGGGAACAAAGCCAAGCCCGACGACCACCGCTCTCGGCCAGGCCGGCCCGCA GATTTTGTGCTGCTGAAAGAGCGGACCCTGGACGAGGCCCCGCGGCCGCCCAAAAAAGCCATGGACTACTCCTCGTCCAGCGAGGAGGTGGAGAGCAGTGAGGACGACGAGGAGGAGGGCGACGGCGAGCCTGCGGAGGGCAGCAGAGACACCCCCGGGGGCCG CAGCGACGGAGACACAGACAGCGTCAGCACCATGGTGGTCCACGATGTGGAGGAGACGGCCGGGACCCAGCCCCCCTACGGGGGTGGCACGATGCTGGTGCAGCGA ACCCCAGAGGAGGAGCGAAGCCTGCTGCACTCAGACAGCAATGGCTACACGAACCTGCCGGACGTGGTCCAGCCGAGCCACTCGCCCACCGAGAACAGCAAAGGCCAGAGCCCCCCCTCAAAGGATGGAAGCAGTGAC TACCAGTCCCGTGGCCTGGTCAAGGCCCCCGGCAAGAGCTCCTTCACCATGTTTGTGGACCTAGGGCTCTACCAGGCTGGAGGCAGTGGGGACACCATCCCCATCACAG CCCTGGTGGGTGGAGAGGGCGCTCGGCTCGATCAGCTGCAGTACGACGTGAGGAAGGGCTCCGTGGTCAACGTGAATCCCACCAACACTCGGGCCCACAGCGAGACCCCCGAGATCCGCAAGTACAAGAAGCGCTTCAACTCGGAGATCCTCTGTGCCGCCCTCTGGG GGGTCAACCTGCTGGTGGGCACGGAGAACGGGCTCATGCTGCTGGACCGGAGCGGGCAGGGCAAGGTGTACGGCCTCATTGGGCGGCGCCGCTTCCAGCAGATGGACGTGCTGGAGGGGCTCAACCTGCTCATCACCATCTCAG GGAAGAGGAACAAACTGCGGGTGTATTACCTGTCCTGGCTCCGGAACAAGATTCTGCACAATGACCCGGAAGTGGAAAAGAAGCAGGGCTGGACCACTGTGGGGGACATGGAGGGCTGTGGCCACTACCGCGTGG TGAAGTACGAGCGCATCAAGTTCCTGGTCATTGCCCTGAAGAGCTCCGTGGAGGTGTATGCCTGGGCCCCCAAGCCCTACCACAAATTCATGGCCTTCAAG TCCTTTGCCGACCTCCCGCACCGCCCTCTGCTGGTCGACCTCACggtggaggaggggcagcggCTCAAGGTCATCTACGGCTCCAGCGCCGGCTTCCACGCCGTGGATGTGGACTCTGGGAACAGCTACGACATCTACATCCCCGTGCAC ATTCAGAGCCAGATCACACCCCACGCCATCATCTTCCTCCCCAACACCGACGGCATGGAGATGCTGCTGTGCTACGAGGATGAGGGTGTCTACGTCAACACGTACGGGCGGATCATCAAGGACGTGGTGCTGCAGTGGGGCGAGATGCCCACCTCTGTGG CCTACATCTGCTCCAACCAGATCATGGGCTGGGGTGAGAAAGCCATCGAGATCCGCTCCGTGGAGACGGGCCACCTGGACGGGGTCTTCATGCACAAACGAGCCCAGAGGCTCAAGTTCCTGTGTGAGCGGAATGACAAG gtGTTTTTTGCCTCCGTCCGCTCCGGGGGCAGCAGCCAGGTTTACTTCATGACTCTGAACCGGAACTGCATCATGAACTGGTGA